A region of Panicum virgatum strain AP13 chromosome 8N, P.virgatum_v5, whole genome shotgun sequence DNA encodes the following proteins:
- the LOC120686285 gene encoding alcohol dehydrogenase 1-like isoform X3, producing the protein MEVRVKILYTSLCHTDVYFWEAKGQTPVFPRIFGHEAGGIIGSVGEGVTDVAPGDHVLPVFTGECKECPHCKSAESNMCDLLRINTDRGVMIGDGKSRFSINGKPIYHFVGTSTFSEYTVMHVGCVAKINPEAPLDKVCVLSCGISTGLGATINVAKPPKGSTVAIFGLGAVGLAAAEGAKIAGASRIIGVDLNPSRFEEARKFGCTEFVNPKDHKKPVQQILAEMTNGGVDRSVECTGNINAMIQAFECVHDGWGVAVLVGVPHKDAEFKTHPMNFLNERTLKGTFFGSYKPRTDLPNVVELYMKKELEVEKFITHSVPFAEINKAFDLMAKGEGIRCIIRMEN; encoded by the exons atgGAGGTACGCGTCAAGATCCTCTACACCTCGCTCTGCCACACCGATGTCTACTTTTGGGAGGCCAAG GGACAGACTCCCGTGTTCCCTCGGATCTTTGGGCATGAGGCAGGAGG TATCATAGGGAGTGTTGGAGAGGGTGTGACTGACGTGGCCCCTGGTGACCATGTCCTTCCTGTGTTCACTGGGGAGTGCAAGGAGTGCCCCCACTGCAAGTCAGCGGAGAGCAATATGTGTGATCTGCTCAGGATCAACACTGACCGGGGTGTGATGATTGGTGATGGCAAGTCGCGGTTTTCAATCAATGGGAAGCCTATCTACCATTTTGTTGGGACATCCACCTTCAGCGAGTACACTGTCATGCATGTTGGTTGTGTTGCAAAGATCAACCCTGAGGCTCCCCTTGATAAAGTTTGTGTTCTTAGCTGTGGTATTTCTACTG GTCTTGGTGCAACAATTAATGTCGCAAAACCGCCAAAGGGTTCAACAGTGGCTATTTTCGGTCTAGGAGCTGTTGGTCTTGCT GCTGCCGAAGGTGCAAAGATTGCTGGAGCGTCAAGGATCATTGGTGTTGATCTAAACCCCAGCAGATTTGAAGAAG CTAGGAAGTTTGGTTGCACTGAATTTGTGAACCCGAAAGACCACAAGAAGCCAGTGCAGCAG ATACTTGCTGAGATGACCAATGGAGGAGTTGACCGCAGTGTGGAATGTACTGGCAACATCAACGCTATGATCCAAGCATTTGAGTGTGTTCATGAC GGATGGGGTGTGGCTGTGCTGGTTGGTGTGCCACACAAAGATGCTGAATTCAAGACTCACCCAATGAACTTCCTGAATGAGAGGACCCTGAAGGGAACCTTCTTCGGCAGCTACAAGCCACGCACTGACCTGCCCAATGTGGTTGAGCTGTACATGAAGAAG gagctggaggtggagaAGTTCATCACGCACAGCGTCCCATTCGCGGAGATCAACAAGGCCTTCGACCTGAtggcaaagggggagggcatCCGCTGCATCATCCGAATGGAGAACTAG
- the LOC120686285 gene encoding alcohol dehydrogenase 1-like isoform X1, giving the protein MEGQTPVFPRIFGHEAGGIIGSVGEGVTDVAPGDHVLPVFTGECKECPHCKSAESNMCDLLRINTDRGVMIGDGKSRFSINGKPIYHFVGTSTFSEYTVMHVGCVAKINPEAPLDKVCVLSCGISTGLGATINVAKPPKGSTVAIFGLGAVGLAAAEGAKIAGASRIIGVDLNPSRFEEARKFGCTEFVNPKDHKKPVQQILAEMTNGGVDRSVECTGNINAMIQAFECVHDGWGVAVLVGVPHKDAEFKTHPMNFLNERTLKGTFFGSYKPRTDLPNVVELYMKKELEVEKFITHSVPFAEINKAFDLMAKGEGIRCIIRMEN; this is encoded by the exons atgGAG GGACAGACTCCCGTGTTCCCTCGGATCTTTGGGCATGAGGCAGGAGG TATCATAGGGAGTGTTGGAGAGGGTGTGACTGACGTGGCCCCTGGTGACCATGTCCTTCCTGTGTTCACTGGGGAGTGCAAGGAGTGCCCCCACTGCAAGTCAGCGGAGAGCAATATGTGTGATCTGCTCAGGATCAACACTGACCGGGGTGTGATGATTGGTGATGGCAAGTCGCGGTTTTCAATCAATGGGAAGCCTATCTACCATTTTGTTGGGACATCCACCTTCAGCGAGTACACTGTCATGCATGTTGGTTGTGTTGCAAAGATCAACCCTGAGGCTCCCCTTGATAAAGTTTGTGTTCTTAGCTGTGGTATTTCTACTG GTCTTGGTGCAACAATTAATGTCGCAAAACCGCCAAAGGGTTCAACAGTGGCTATTTTCGGTCTAGGAGCTGTTGGTCTTGCT GCTGCCGAAGGTGCAAAGATTGCTGGAGCGTCAAGGATCATTGGTGTTGATCTAAACCCCAGCAGATTTGAAGAAG CTAGGAAGTTTGGTTGCACTGAATTTGTGAACCCGAAAGACCACAAGAAGCCAGTGCAGCAG ATACTTGCTGAGATGACCAATGGAGGAGTTGACCGCAGTGTGGAATGTACTGGCAACATCAACGCTATGATCCAAGCATTTGAGTGTGTTCATGAC GGATGGGGTGTGGCTGTGCTGGTTGGTGTGCCACACAAAGATGCTGAATTCAAGACTCACCCAATGAACTTCCTGAATGAGAGGACCCTGAAGGGAACCTTCTTCGGCAGCTACAAGCCACGCACTGACCTGCCCAATGTGGTTGAGCTGTACATGAAGAAG gagctggaggtggagaAGTTCATCACGCACAGCGTCCCATTCGCGGAGATCAACAAGGCCTTCGACCTGAtggcaaagggggagggcatCCGCTGCATCATCCGAATGGAGAACTAG
- the LOC120686285 gene encoding alcohol dehydrogenase 1-like isoform X2, with the protein METPVFPRIFGHEAGGIIGSVGEGVTDVAPGDHVLPVFTGECKECPHCKSAESNMCDLLRINTDRGVMIGDGKSRFSINGKPIYHFVGTSTFSEYTVMHVGCVAKINPEAPLDKVCVLSCGISTGLGATINVAKPPKGSTVAIFGLGAVGLAAAEGAKIAGASRIIGVDLNPSRFEEARKFGCTEFVNPKDHKKPVQQILAEMTNGGVDRSVECTGNINAMIQAFECVHDGWGVAVLVGVPHKDAEFKTHPMNFLNERTLKGTFFGSYKPRTDLPNVVELYMKKELEVEKFITHSVPFAEINKAFDLMAKGEGIRCIIRMEN; encoded by the exons atgGAG ACTCCCGTGTTCCCTCGGATCTTTGGGCATGAGGCAGGAGG TATCATAGGGAGTGTTGGAGAGGGTGTGACTGACGTGGCCCCTGGTGACCATGTCCTTCCTGTGTTCACTGGGGAGTGCAAGGAGTGCCCCCACTGCAAGTCAGCGGAGAGCAATATGTGTGATCTGCTCAGGATCAACACTGACCGGGGTGTGATGATTGGTGATGGCAAGTCGCGGTTTTCAATCAATGGGAAGCCTATCTACCATTTTGTTGGGACATCCACCTTCAGCGAGTACACTGTCATGCATGTTGGTTGTGTTGCAAAGATCAACCCTGAGGCTCCCCTTGATAAAGTTTGTGTTCTTAGCTGTGGTATTTCTACTG GTCTTGGTGCAACAATTAATGTCGCAAAACCGCCAAAGGGTTCAACAGTGGCTATTTTCGGTCTAGGAGCTGTTGGTCTTGCT GCTGCCGAAGGTGCAAAGATTGCTGGAGCGTCAAGGATCATTGGTGTTGATCTAAACCCCAGCAGATTTGAAGAAG CTAGGAAGTTTGGTTGCACTGAATTTGTGAACCCGAAAGACCACAAGAAGCCAGTGCAGCAG ATACTTGCTGAGATGACCAATGGAGGAGTTGACCGCAGTGTGGAATGTACTGGCAACATCAACGCTATGATCCAAGCATTTGAGTGTGTTCATGAC GGATGGGGTGTGGCTGTGCTGGTTGGTGTGCCACACAAAGATGCTGAATTCAAGACTCACCCAATGAACTTCCTGAATGAGAGGACCCTGAAGGGAACCTTCTTCGGCAGCTACAAGCCACGCACTGACCTGCCCAATGTGGTTGAGCTGTACATGAAGAAG gagctggaggtggagaAGTTCATCACGCACAGCGTCCCATTCGCGGAGATCAACAAGGCCTTCGACCTGAtggcaaagggggagggcatCCGCTGCATCATCCGAATGGAGAACTAG
- the LOC120685905 gene encoding alcohol dehydrogenase 2 gives MATAGKVIKCKAAVAWEAGKPLSIEEVEVAPPQAMEVRVKILYTALCHTDVYFWEAKGQTPVFPRILGHEAGGIVESVGEGVTDLAPGDHVLPVFTGECKECAHCKSEESNMCDLLRINVDRGVMIGDGKSRFSINGQPIFHFVGTSTFSEYTVIHVGCLAKINPEAPLDKVCVLSCGISTGLGATLNVAKPGKGSTVAIFGLGAVGLAAMEGARLAGASRIIGVDVNPAKYEQAKKFGCTDFVNPKDHNKPVQEVLIEMTNGGVDRSVECTGNVNAMISAFECVHDGWGVAVLVGVPHREDQFKTHPMNFLNEKTLKGTFFGNYKPRTDLPNVVEMYMKKELEVEKFITHSVPFSEINTAFDLMLKGEGLRCIMRMED, from the exons ATGGCGACCGCCGGGAAAGTGATCAAGTGCAAAG CCGCCGTGGCGTGGGAGGCCGGCAAGCCGCTGTCGatcgaggaggtggaggtggcgccgccgcaggccatgGAGGTGCGCGTCAAGATCCTCTACACCGCGCTCTGCCACACCGACGTCTACTTCTGGGAGGCCAAG GGGCAAACTCCGGTGTTCCCGAGGATTTTAGGACACGAAGCTGGAGG CATTGTGGAAAGCGTTGGAGAGGGTGTGACCGACCTCGCACCAGGCGACCATGTCCTCCCGGTGTTCACCGGCGAGTGCAAGGAGTGTGCTCACTGCAAGTCAGAGGAGAGCAACATGTGTGACCTCCTGAGGATCAACGTCGACCGAGGTGTGATGATCGGCGATGGCAAGTCCCGCTTCTCCATCAATGGCCAGCCTATTTTCCACTTTGTTGGGACATCTACCTTCAGCGAGTACACTGTCATCCATGTTGGTTGCCTCGCCAAGATCAACCCCGAGGCGCCTCTTGACAAAGTTTGTGTTCTCAGCTGTGGCATCTCAACTG GTCTTGGTGCAACACTGAATGTTGCAAAACCGGGTAAGGGTTCGACGGTGGCGATTTTCGGTCTCGGTGCTGTAGGCCTTGCT GCCATGGAAGGTGCGAGGCTGGCAGGGGCATCAAGGATCATCGGTGTGGACGTGAACCCGGCAAAATATGAGCAAG CTAAGAAATTTGGCTGCACTGACTTTGTGAACCCCAAGGACCACAACAAGCCAGTGCAAGAG GTGCTCATTGAGATGACTAACGGCGGTGTCGACCGCAGCGTGGAGTGCACTGGCAACGTCAACGCCATGATATCTGCCTTCGAATGTGTTCACGAT GGATGGGGCGTCGCCGTGCTGGTCGGTGTCCCGCACAGGGAGGACCAGTTCAAGACCCACCCCATGAACTTCCTGAACGAGAAGACGCTCAAGGGTACCTTCTTCGGCAACTACAAGCCCCGCACCGACCTGCCCAACGTCGTCGAGATGTACATGAAGAAG gagctggaggtggagaAGTTCATCACTCACAGCGTGCCGTTCTCAGAGATCAACACGGCCTTCGACCTGATGCTCAAGGGGGAGGGCCTGCGCTGCATCATGAGGATGGAGGACTAG
- the LOC120685539 gene encoding uncharacterized protein LOC120685539: MGIKFECTAVIIQVAQNQYWCYPACTACGSRSIFDGGKYHCSKDGCLCTTIEHRYKVCLIASDTTWQLRFMLFQDRAMQLIGKPAEKLLTTYRKSNTPPEISALIGQKFTFIVRVLPEKKLIAHDPMFEVLNIKKTFGKQLHIPNVKIERQPASSTTSTSEKQNLPPLVPICPKPWQNKSSSSSSQQNYNIDDWETELSGILQDKTTRKALHIKNEEQFTGSGNIFVTLFWMCIYIDTSAATLVYKCYAIMPNLGVSVNALYFVLRITLKCLRRPKTTLCNYEKTKIQQV; the protein is encoded by the exons ATG GGCATAAAGTTTGAGTGCACTGCAGTAATAATTCAAGTAGCCCAAAACCAATATTGGTGCTATCCAGCCTGCACAGCTTGTGGCTCAAGATCAATTTTTGATGGAGGAAAATATCATTGTTCCAAGGATGGTTGCTTATGCACAACTATTGAGCATAG GTACAAAGTTTGTCTTATAGCAAGCGATACAACATGGCAGCTGCGATTCATGCTATTCCAAGATCGAGCAATGCAGCTGATTGGTAAACCTGCAGAAAAGTTGCTCACTACTTATAGGAAAAGCAACACTCCACCAGAAATTTCAGCACTTATTGGTCAGAAATTCACTTTTATTGTTCGAGTACTCCCGGAGAAGAAACTTATTGCTCATGATCCAATGTTTGAAGTACTGAATATAAAGAAAACCTTTGGAAAGCAGTTGCATATCCCAAATGTTAAAATAGAGAGACAACCAGCTTCTTCTACCACCTCAACTTCTGAGAAACAAAACCTTCCACCTCTGGTACCTATTTGTCCCAAGCCATGGCAAAACAAG TCATCATCTTCTAGCAGTCAGCAGAATTACAATATTGATGACTGGGAAACTGAACTGAGTGG AATATTACAAGACAAGACCACAAGAAAAGCACTGCATATAAAGAATGAAGAACAG TTCACAGGATCAGGCAACATCTTTGTCACCCTCTTTTGGATGTGTATCTACATAGACACATCAGCTGCAACCTTAGTTTATAAATGCTATGCTATAATGCCAAATCTAGGTGTTTCAGTGAATGCACTGTATTTTGTTCTACGTATAACGCTTAAATGTTTACGAAGGCCAAAAACTACTCTTTGCAACTATGAAAAAACAAAGATACAGCAAGTCTAA